The sequence below is a genomic window from Lolium perenne isolate Kyuss_39 chromosome 7, Kyuss_2.0, whole genome shotgun sequence.
atctgtaagacggacgagaacggcaaccgtggacgtgagttcgttgcatgcgagagcttgccatatagagaggggataaggttagatctcgctccaatttctctgttttctctcgattttcttgttattccctcgaatttgggatttagggttcacgttgttgtttttagatcttgaagaaatgcaggcattttgagtggatcgatgtgtacgttcagaggcttcagttgcaggaatcaattggcgctattggggggcgcaatttgggaggggggacttgctgtagagaatgcggcggagagaggagccgttccgattatgcctaatgctcccaatgcagaactggtggaagtgaagggagaactgaagaaaatgaacaagcagttaaggcagctgatcgagttgaagaagcaagctaacctgatggctggtttttttttttgttgtataattacgatcggattcttatcattgctcaccaggcgctagaagttgttacaagggataccttacaaatccattattcagttacatgtacttgtagttgttttcaaagttagtgtgtgcattcaccgaaattaccaactatattccctaaaagaaaaggaaagctaaagatagttgataattgttagaggggtgacaaataatgcaatcaccgaaatccgcaaatatgtatgcctcgtgtttataccaaaattataccacttttaggccgtttcaaaataccaataccatatcccaaactatattccctaaaagaaaaggacagctaaagatagttgataattgttagaggggtgacaaataatgcaatcatcgaaatccgcaaatatgtatgcctcatgtttataacaaaattataccacttttaggccgtttcaaaatgggatccctttcaaaatagggtcccttcaaaataccaatacaatatcccaaactatattccctaaaagaaaaggacagctaaagatagttgataattgttagaggggtgacaaataatgcaatcaccgaaatccgcaaatatgtatgcctcatgtttataacaaaattataccacttttaggccgtttcaaaataccaatactatatcccaaactatattccctaaaagaaaaggacagctaaagatagttgatagcaatcaccgaaatccgcaaatatgtatgcctcatgtttataacaaaattataccacttttaggccgtttcaaaataccaatactatatcccaaactatattccctaaaagaaaaggacagctaaagatagttgataattgttagaggggtgacaaataatgcaatcaccgaaatccgcaaatatgtatgcctcatgtgacaaggtatcaacttgtcaatgcctatggattgtaggctagggtttagttggaagtagagggtaagtagatctcgaaggtttcagccgaaaagtactcgacgattatgaaaactagggtttgcagacaatgattcgattgattcttcgtccctcgactccccctttatataggaggtggagccgagggattcgtactatacaagtttacagagtccgggacggtttctaactcatcccgccagattacaaataacacttcctattacaactctatcttttccacaaatacatcttgggctctcgaatcttcttattcttcgggtagtgggccttcagtaaaccccgggtactatattcggcaggcccatttgggatgcctatgtcagtagcccccgagattttgcttgaatcgtagagtcagggaaaatctccactgtttatttttactcgaaagctttaacttttttatatttcttcacataaaattctatattgtacagggatactggtagttggggctagttcatctgacggatcaggtactagttaactgctctagtggcaatccgcaaaaacctacttcaaaatcacgtccctggacatgatctcgggatactggtgtaaacttcgacaggtgccgcttaaggtcttaccattctgtcgagtcccagtcaaatttatcgggtacctaacgcgtccgttaggatttttcttcgtatctgttgatacggataaaagtagcagagcgcagtctttggcgatgccacgcccagcagaacggatctggggtcttaccttcgcaaatttgcggcgttcagaaattgatcgcaacttcggcgttctgagaatatattgtcgagtgcttttccggctgttggaatggcacattttatcgagtcaaatatgacttatattgctctcccgatgggagtatatgtagagttaattataactcgaaatatactctcttacttttctatttttcatttgataatttcatcgggcacgcgaacagcgttcccgatgggagtagcccccgaggctacaaccaagaacttgtgcttggttgtaggctcaacgttGTAGTCcatcttgtcgctatattgtcaatatttcccaatatgatctctttctttcttctcttctctttttttttatctctcgggtgcgcgaacagcgctcccgatgggagtagcccccgaggctacagccaaggacttgtgatgacgaggaagaagtaccaattactgacgtggctcctcggacaagcacgtcacgtaccgtacttgcctcagacacgctagttgagggagaagaaacctcgcctcctcaacaaaacgtcgtcaccactactccaccatcaagcccccttgctccttcaccaaaaaggacaagggttgaaaagattgttgaacctgcccctcagttgggcagttcgtcgactctgctcttagatgatgtaagcttgtcgacatctatattttccttattttgttttttcacaccttttctctttttcatgccgatgtttctcttgctgtgttcaccttgaacagcctatgatcaaagatcttctccgcattggttcccaatttattgggtaccgtgaatatgctaatagagccgaaggtaacgacttttacacttgctgtttttccttgattttttactcctgttgcttgtcgcgatttttgatctttcttctctctcttttccatatctcgacagagaaacttgcagaggccaacgaacgcgccgacgcacttgctcgaaaacttgagcaaagtgaggcggctcgcaagaaagccgaactcgctgctagcaaagccaaggccgaagctgatgaagccaaggcgaaagctgctggtgtcgaggaactgcagaaaaaacttgaggatgctacagctgccttagatgagcacaaagctgcgcaagcttctcgtgaagaaggaatcctcaagcgcctgaaaactcagagtcgccgcactttcggtaatgttgctgatcccttctatctttatgagaatcgttgtttcttgtcttttcactaatgctttgtttccttgacagtccaaacaaaccaggagtttgatctgacgaatcctgtcgatgacccgctccttgacgcgctttcctatctggagcttcatgggtccgagattcgtgaaggtgtgtcgaatgctaacgcagtattgtcggcgttgttcccctacttcttcccgaagaaagaggagcccgcgacttttctcaaccttgccaagatgttcaatacgccggaagaccttggactgaagatgcgccaagagaatatgaaggttgccgttgaaaacactgtcgctttggttgctgaaagtcgacagactattgactggatgaaagttggcgacaccgagcaaatagagcaatcaaggtggaagtcgctgatcaaggcagccaagcccaacacgaagaagatcttggcctatctcgggattaagccagcgtcgactcctagctcgtcaaggccggaggtctagttgcatgcctctgtttttctttctgtttcttttgctcttgtcgccaaagtaatcatttggcgacacgtatttccttagctccactgtaatgcccttgtaattattccgagagattaaatgaaaaactctatctttgcttgtcgtttgatgttgtcctgtttaaatttcagttgatatttgataactatactccaacttccgcgccttccaatgtttcgccttcttcttctcgcgcgaggagagcttttgctgatactgcacctgtcgacgataccttgtcgcaagaactagacgaacttcgacaacaacttcagtatgcgaagaagcaaacacttgtgatgatggagcaatctcgtaagtcatctgaagccgaaaaagttgctctccagcaagctcgcgaggccgtggctgctaaggaaattgctgcttccgaggctgaaaaggcgactactcgagaaaatttcatgctcgaattaatgaatgaagccagtgcagatatgtcgggtatgcctgtttcatcctctgatatctttcatctttcatgctattgtctcttaaaggtttccacttctttgttttgataggtgcctttactgatgctgctgccgaggaagagagggtaaatgctaggacaaacctccttgttaatctttccctggaccatggttctttgttttgggctaccccagagaggacccgccaaattgtcagatttcaagatcgcacctctcaaactcgcgacttccttgacttctgtaccaagaccttgtccatggtttacaactccatgtttcctcggaacgtccaaccaaaaactcttcctgaattgatggaaaggttcaaggatgctcgcagtatccatgattttgtcaaagctcaactattagctggcgccagatttgctcttatcatgctccagatctgccactcgaatcttgaccttacccaagttgtcgcgaaggttcaccaaaatgtaaaatgtcggagagttggtgttgacaggattaacacgaaggttacgcctatagccgaagaaatgattgaggaccttcttcggatggacgccgacttttttgccgatggccattatgccgattttcttggtgctgctcctgaagaaaacagagttactcttgatgacatattgaatcaagactagttattttcttcttgtagatatttcttctttgtaatccatgactatattgtaaagcaatcattatatttttctgtttgtctagcccccgagtgtttcggtgactctttactgtatttgtatatttgcgaggttttgaaccaaggcatttatatatttatggtgaatatgagcccccgagctttttattgagtactattttgtatttttgttgactcacgaggtatttgaataccaaggcaaggcttttctgttgtcgatgaactatattgaaattcgtcggagcaaagactttgatcatgtcgataaagaagaaaagttatattgtcactatctttattatattgcagcaccgcgagcccgcctcattaaaaaccttctccggccccactcggtgccccgaaaaaggaaaagagtgcgtctgaaaactcgcgggcgtttcagtacattgaagttttacaaggactatatttcgactctaggcgtagaaccgcctaagttgcgccacgttccaggggtttggctcctccacccctgtcttcttgtcctttatcctgtatgctcctcctccgattacttccgtaacaatgtaagggccaagccatggtgactcgagtttttcatgaattttgcgtgagccgaagaactaggtctcccacctgaaaagatcttggccgcaaacgtcgactgtggtaattcttcaagtcctgttgatatttggttacccgagataatacttcatctcgagcttcatcaagtgcgtcgacgtcgtcttctagcgctcttctcgacgtttcttcatcatattcagcgacacatggagagttgtgctctatctcgattggtagtactgcctctgctccgtgaaccaggaaaaacggagtttcctgcgttgctgtgtttggtgttgttcggatgctccacaacacgcttggtagttcttctggccaggtatgtcgagctttttccagtggtcctaacaagcgcttcttgatgccattgcagatgatgccattggctttctcgacttgcccattggtttgaggatgtgcaactgacgcaaagttcagcttgatacccacctcttcgcaataatctttgaattcatgggatgtgaagttatcgccgttgtacgtgacgatcttgtggggcactccaaatctgaagacaaggccttttacgaattttactgcggatgctccatctggtgaatttatcggcttcgcttctatccactttgtaaacttatcgacagctactagcatgtactcctttcctcctggccaggatttgtgtaacttacccaccatatcaagtccccattgagcaaagggccatgacaatggtattggtgctagctctgctgctggagagtgaggttttgcggcaaacctttgacacgcgttgcaagttcttactatgtccttggcgtcctcgattgctgtcaaccagtagaatcctgcccgaaaaaccttggctgcgatagctcgactacttgcgtggtggccacatattccttcgtgtacatccttcagaattattcttccttcttcgggtgtgacgcacctttgcaagacgcctgaaatacttcgcttatacaattctcccttgaccaccgtgaaagctttggagcgtcgaattactcgccttgcctcaactggatcgtcgggtatttctttccttaggatgtatgatatgtacggctgcatccacggtatctgtatcaccatgaccaggtcctgatcttcttcttcgtcctcttgcttttccttggtagcccccgagggttttttctccttcttttttgattttgtcgacttagtggatctatctgttatctcttcccaaaatacacctggcgggactgcaaggcattgcgacccgatgtttgcaagaacgtcggcttcgtcgttgctcaatctactaatatgatttacttcgcatccatcgaacaacttctcgagctcgttgtacacctccttgtatgccatcatgctatcattgactgcgtcacattggttcataacttgctgtgccaccaactgtgagtcgccaaagatttttagtcgagttgcaccgcaaagctttcgccatcttcatcccgtgtatgagagcctcatattctcgcttcattgttagatgcgttagggaacgtcatccgaaggatgtacttcaacttgtcgccttcaggtgatatgagtactactcctgcgccagccccttctagtctcttggacccatcaaagttcatggtccaggttctcgataagtctgggggtcctgtgttttgcaattccatccactctgcgatgaagtccggcagaacttgcgactttattgcttt
It includes:
- the LOC139833065 gene encoding uncharacterized protein — encoded protein: MAPWRDATAVEGGGGWDEGFRRGKRWGADAMLPPKMLERELGPVAGKKAGRELGPAAGKKAGRDLGPAAGKKMAEFTRMRGAEKLAEANERADALARKLEQSEAARKKAELAASKAKAEADEAKAKAAGVEELQKKLEDATAALDEHKAAQASREEGILKRLKTQSRRTFVQTNQEFDLTNPVDDPLLDALSYLELHGSEIREGVSNANAVLSALFPYFFPKKEEPATFLNLAKMFNTPEDLGLKMRQENMKVAVENTVALVAESRQTIDWMKVGDTEQIEQSRWKSLIKAAKPNTKKILAYLGIKPASTPSSSRPEV